A region from the Benincasa hispida cultivar B227 chromosome 12, ASM972705v1, whole genome shotgun sequence genome encodes:
- the LOC120092989 gene encoding E3 ubiquitin-protein ligase RING1-like, producing MSAVVDKPFFCHQCDRAVTVSVSISSDPLCPFCHEGFLEEYDHSNPNSNSNVNLDPRSFFLPHPFRRFSPLVFSSSTVVDLQNPSLFSRTLTPPPTQSSSSVHPEYDPFVFLQNHLRGLFESGADVVFEIPRHSSHSGVSMPQNVGDYFIGPGLEQLIQLLADNDPNRYGTPPASKSAIEKLPTVTVTEDLLNSEMNQCAVCIDEFEKGIKVKQMPCKHVFHDYCILPWLELHNSCPVCRFELPTDDADYENRTRGNRVQANESSGEESGSGNSGNSTGRVERRFRVPLWWPFGGRNDGSDSGGGNDSD from the coding sequence ATGTCCGCCGTCGTCGACAAGCCTTTCTTCTGCCACCAGTGTGATCGCGCCGTTACTGTTTCCGTATCCATTTCCTCCGATCCTCTTTGCCCATTTTGCCACGAGGGTTTTCTTGAAGAGTATGATCATTCCAATCCCAATTCCAACTCCAATGTTAATCTTGATCCCAGGTCCTTTTTCCTTCCCCATCCTTTCCGTCGTTTTAGTCCTCTTGTTTTCTCCTCTTCTACGGTCGTTGATCTTCAAAACCCGAGTTTATTTTCAAGAACTTTAACTCCGCCGCCTACACAATCCAGTTCTTCTGTTCACCCCGAGTACGATCCCTTTGTTTTTCTTCAGAATCATTTACGGGGCCTCTTCGAAAGTGGTGCTGATGTTGTGTTTGAAATTCCGCGTCATTCTTCCCACTCTGGTGTTTCAATGCCTCAAAACGTTGGTGATTACTTCATTGGACCAGGTCTTGAGCAGCTCATTCAATTGCTGGCTGATAATGATCCGAACCGATATGGAACTCCGCCGGCTTCGAAATCGGCGATTGAGAAGCTTCCGACTGTGACTGTTACAGAGGATCTTCTAAATTCGGAAATGAACCAATGTGCCGTTTGCATTGATGAGTTTGAAAAAGGTATTAAGGTTAAGCAGATGCCTTGCAAGCATGTATTTCATGATTATTGTATATTGCCTTGGCTTGAATTGCATAATTCATGCCCTGTTTGCCGGTTCGAGTTGCCTACGGATGATGCTGATTACGAGAATCGAACACGTGGAAATCGGGTGCAGGCGAATGAATCTTCCGGAGAAGAATCTGGGTCTGGAAACAGTGGGAACAGTACGGGGCGTGTTGAGAGGAGATTTAGAGTGCCGCTATGGTGGCCGTTTGGGGGCCGGAACGATGGGAGTGACTCCGGTGGTGGGAATGACAGCGATTGA